The DNA sequence GTACAGGATCTGGGGCGGGAAACTTTTGGTGATAAAATTACACCTAAACCCGGAATGATACTGTCCTTGAAAGTTGAAAAAGATGGCGAGATGCATCAGGTTCCGGCAACGGTTATGGAAGTAACGGAAAAAAAAGTTGTGGTAGACTACAATCATCCTTTGGCCGGGCATCATCTTACCTATACCGTCACTGTTCTCAAGATTAAATAGCAATAACGCAGCCGATCAGCGTCTAGCCCCTCTTACTCCTGCCGGAGTCATCCCGTCGTGCCTTGCCATTAATTAAGGAATACCGGTTTAGGTATCCTGAAAAGGCTGAGGATCCCCCCGGACCTTCGGCAGGACCATCCCTCTTAAAATAGCCTCTGCATTTCCCTTCACTCTGATATTATTATTCTCAATCCTGTACATTCACACATCTGCATGTATAAAAAGCTACAGAACTCCCTTAACACTCAACACTATTAACGAGGTACAAGTATGCAGATTGAAGATGATGAAATACTACAGGGTTTTATTGAAGAATCTTTAGAGCATCTGGCCGATATCGAAAATGATCTTCTGGCTATTGAAGAAGCAGGGGCCAACATTGATGAAGATCTTGTAAACAAGGTATTTCGAGCTGCACACTCCATCAAGGGCGGTGCGGGTTTCATGGGTTTAAACGGCATCCAGGAACTCTCCCATGCCATGGAAAACGTGCTCGGAATGATCCGTGGCAAAAAACTCATTCCAACTCCTCAAATAATTAACATTCTCCTCCTGAGTTCAGATCAGCTTCGGGGAATGATTGAAGACATCCAAAATTCCAATGATGTCGATATATTTACCCATTTGGAACCGCTCAATGCCATTGCCGCCGGCACTTATAATCCTGATTCCTCGCCATCGCCGAAAAAAAGAGCTGCGGCATCCGCTGTTGACGACCAATCGACAACGGAAACAGAGCCGCTGCCGCAAAAGAAAACTGTCCTCCAGGAAAACGCAGGGGTCCAGTCCGTTCTTACTGATCAACCATCCCGGCAAATGGAAGCTTCTCGCAGTGAAGATGAAATTACCGCTGCTCAGGCCTCTGAAAAACAGGATGATGAGACAGTCGACAACAGGGAACCTGCTTTATACAATTCTCCGCAATTAGAGACTGCCTCGGTGAATGCAGAGAGTTTGGCTCAGGAATCGTCCTTTCACAAAAACAAAAGCCAGGGGGAGACCTCGCTGCGAGTTCATGTGAGTCTTCTGGATCAACTCATGAACCTTGCCGGAGAACTGGTGTTAAGCAGAAACCAACTCCTGCAGACTATCGGCTCGGAGGATTATCGCAATGCCGAGACGGTCGGTCAAAGAATAGACCTGATAACCTCGGAGCTGCAGGAAGCTATAATGCTGACGCGAATGCAGCCTATAGGTAATGTCTTCAACAAATTTCCCCGTGTGGTCAGGGATCTCTCCGGCAAACTCGACAAAAAGATAGATCTCACTATCGTCGGCAAGGATGTTGAGCTGGATAAAACCATCATCGAGGCGATAAACGATCCACTCACCCATCTTGTCCGTAACTCGGTAGATCATGGCATTGAAATGCCCGACGAGAGGAAGAAGCGGGGAAAATCGGAAAATGGACTGGTTATCCTCAAGGCCTATCATGAAGCCGGACAGGTTGTCATAGAAATCAGTGACGACGGCAAAGGGCTCGATGGTGAAGTTTTGGCGGCAGGCGCCGTCAAAAAAGGGTTGCTCACCCCGGAACAGGTTCAGGTCATGTCTGACAAGGAGAAGGTTAACCTTATCTTTCTCCCTGGATTTTCAACAGCCGAGAAAGTTACCGACGTATCCGGCCGTGGAGTCGGCATGGATGTGGTTAAGACGAATCTGGATAAACTCGGCGGGCATGTGGACATCATCTCCGAGGTGGGCAGGGGCACCACGATTTCCATTAAACTGCCGCTCACTCTGGCGATAATCCCCTGCCAGATAATCATGACCGGCGGCGAGAGATATGCCATTCCGCAGGTGAATCTGGAAGAGCTGCTGCGCATTCCTGCCGGCCAGGTCAAAGAAAGAATAGAGCGCGTCGGTAATGCCGAAGTAGTAAGGCTGCGCGGTAATCTTCTTCCTCTTATCAGATTAGCCGATGTCATCGGTATCGAAAGAACGTTCTTTGATGAAGAAGAAGGCATAGTCAAGCCGGACAGGAGAAAAATGATTTCCGACCGCAGGAGCCCGGAGCATCCAGCCTTCAGAGACAAAGGTGATTCAAAAAGAGTAGAATCCACAGATGATGATTCCCGGCAAGGCCGGAGCGGCAAAGACAGAAGGTATTCCGCTTCGAGTGCCCTTAATATCGTGGTTGTTTCCACCGGTGCCATGAAATATGGCTTGATTGTCGATAAGCTGCAGGACTCCGAAGAAATAGTCATCAAACCACTGGGCAGGCACCTGCAGCAATGTAAAGGATATGCCGGTGCGACGATAATGGGCGATGGCCGCATTGCTCTCATACTTGATGTCGGCAACCTTGCCCGTATGGCCAAACTGACCTCAATTGACGGCACCGACAGGGCCGGCGAAGTAGCTATAGCCCAGGAAGAATCCATTCGCGCCAAGATGGACAAACAGTCACTGCTGATATTCAGAAGCTCGGAGCAGGAACAGTTTGCCGTTCCGCTGAATCAAGTTGAAAGAATTGAGAAAATCAAACGTTCGGACATTGAGGAACTCGGCGGCAAAAGGGTTATGCAGTATAGAGGCGGCAGCCTTTCCCTGCTTACTATTGACGATGTTGCCATGGTTCAACCGCTGGCCGACTATGATAATCTTCTGGTGATAGTCTTCAATATTCGTAAAAGAACCGTGGGACTGCTCGCCATCGGTCCCATTGATGCCATAGAGATAGCTGTGGAAATAGATGATGTCACCCTGCGGCAGTCCGGTATAATGGGTTCCGCCATCATCGCCAAACATACAACTATGCTGGTCGATGTTTTTGATATCGTCCAGACTGTTTTTCCGGAATGGTTTGAGAACCAGCTGGTATTCGAAGCCGCAGGTGGTCCTGAACAGCTGCCCCCTACTCTGCTCATCGCCGAAGATTCCAATTTTTTCAGAAATCAGGTCAAAAGCTATTTGACTGAGGCAGGATTTGCAGTAATCGAGGCTGAAGACGGACAGATTGCCTGGGAACTTCTGCAGGAGCATGCCGATGACATAACCATGATAGTCACTGATATTGAAATGCCCAATATGGATGGATTTCAGCTGACCGAAAAAATCAAGACTGACC is a window from the Desulfopila inferna genome containing:
- a CDS encoding hybrid sensor histidine kinase/response regulator — protein: MQIEDDEILQGFIEESLEHLADIENDLLAIEEAGANIDEDLVNKVFRAAHSIKGGAGFMGLNGIQELSHAMENVLGMIRGKKLIPTPQIINILLLSSDQLRGMIEDIQNSNDVDIFTHLEPLNAIAAGTYNPDSSPSPKKRAAASAVDDQSTTETEPLPQKKTVLQENAGVQSVLTDQPSRQMEASRSEDEITAAQASEKQDDETVDNREPALYNSPQLETASVNAESLAQESSFHKNKSQGETSLRVHVSLLDQLMNLAGELVLSRNQLLQTIGSEDYRNAETVGQRIDLITSELQEAIMLTRMQPIGNVFNKFPRVVRDLSGKLDKKIDLTIVGKDVELDKTIIEAINDPLTHLVRNSVDHGIEMPDERKKRGKSENGLVILKAYHEAGQVVIEISDDGKGLDGEVLAAGAVKKGLLTPEQVQVMSDKEKVNLIFLPGFSTAEKVTDVSGRGVGMDVVKTNLDKLGGHVDIISEVGRGTTISIKLPLTLAIIPCQIIMTGGERYAIPQVNLEELLRIPAGQVKERIERVGNAEVVRLRGNLLPLIRLADVIGIERTFFDEEEGIVKPDRRKMISDRRSPEHPAFRDKGDSKRVESTDDDSRQGRSGKDRRYSASSALNIVVVSTGAMKYGLIVDKLQDSEEIVIKPLGRHLQQCKGYAGATIMGDGRIALILDVGNLARMAKLTSIDGTDRAGEVAIAQEESIRAKMDKQSLLIFRSSEQEQFAVPLNQVERIEKIKRSDIEELGGKRVMQYRGGSLSLLTIDDVAMVQPLADYDNLLVIVFNIRKRTVGLLAIGPIDAIEIAVEIDDVTLRQSGIMGSAIIAKHTTMLVDVFDIVQTVFPEWFENQLVFEAAGGPEQLPPTLLIAEDSNFFRNQVKSYLTEAGFAVIEAEDGQIAWELLQEHADDITMIVTDIEMPNMDGFQLTEKIKTDPRYSHFPVIALTTLAGEEDVARGKAVGIDEYHIKLDKERLMACVHDYVKRYH